The following proteins are co-located in the Cupriavidus pauculus genome:
- the rng gene encoding ribonuclease G, with protein sequence MTEDILVNITPQETRVAIVQQAAVQELHVERTLTRGLVGNIYLGKVVRVLPGMQSAFIDVGLERAAFLHVADIWHPRDGNEKNNHVAIEKTLFEGQALMVQVIKDPIGTKGARLSTQVSIAGRTLVYLPQDPHIGISQRIEGEVDREALRTRVQGLVPADERGGFIVRTIAEEASNEELSNDIAYLRKIWATIRQHATTLPAPNLLYQDLNLAQRVLRDFINDATGVIQVDSRENFVKLVEFAQEYTPAVLPRLSHYTGERPIFDLFNIDAEIEKALSRRVDLKSGGYLMIDQTEAMTTIDVNTGGYVGARNFDDTIFKTNLEAAHTIARQLRLRNLGGIIIIDFIDMENAEHRDAVLSELKRALSRDRTRITVNGFSQLGLVEMTRKRTRESLAHVLCEQCPVCTGKGQVKTARTVCYDILREIMRESRQFNPREFRILASQEVIDLFLEEESQHLAMLGDFIGKPISLQVESTFHQEQYDIILM encoded by the coding sequence ATGACCGAAGACATCCTCGTCAATATCACGCCGCAGGAAACCCGCGTGGCTATCGTGCAGCAGGCGGCCGTGCAGGAACTCCATGTCGAACGCACGCTCACGCGCGGGCTGGTCGGCAACATCTATCTGGGCAAGGTCGTGCGCGTGCTGCCGGGCATGCAGTCGGCGTTCATCGACGTCGGGCTGGAGCGTGCCGCCTTCCTGCACGTGGCCGACATCTGGCACCCGCGCGACGGCAACGAGAAGAACAACCACGTCGCCATCGAAAAGACGCTGTTCGAGGGCCAGGCGCTGATGGTGCAGGTCATCAAGGACCCGATTGGCACCAAGGGCGCGCGGCTGTCCACGCAGGTCAGCATTGCCGGCCGCACGCTGGTGTACCTGCCGCAGGACCCGCACATCGGCATCTCGCAGCGCATCGAGGGCGAGGTGGACCGCGAGGCGCTGCGCACCCGCGTGCAGGGCCTGGTGCCGGCCGACGAGCGCGGCGGCTTCATCGTGCGCACCATCGCCGAGGAAGCCAGCAACGAGGAACTGAGCAACGACATCGCCTACCTGCGCAAGATCTGGGCGACGATCCGCCAGCACGCCACCACGCTGCCGGCGCCCAACCTGCTCTACCAGGACCTGAACCTGGCCCAGCGCGTGCTGCGCGACTTCATCAACGACGCCACGGGCGTGATCCAGGTGGACTCGCGCGAGAACTTCGTGAAGCTCGTGGAGTTTGCCCAGGAATACACGCCGGCGGTGCTGCCCCGGCTGTCGCACTACACCGGCGAGCGGCCCATCTTCGACCTGTTCAACATCGACGCCGAGATCGAGAAGGCGCTGTCGCGGCGGGTGGACCTGAAGTCGGGCGGCTACCTGATGATCGACCAGACCGAGGCGATGACGACGATCGACGTCAACACCGGCGGCTACGTGGGCGCGCGCAACTTCGACGACACGATCTTCAAGACCAACCTGGAAGCCGCGCACACCATCGCCCGGCAGCTCCGCCTGCGCAACCTGGGCGGCATCATCATCATCGACTTCATCGACATGGAGAACGCCGAGCACCGCGACGCGGTGCTCTCCGAGCTCAAGCGCGCGCTGTCCCGCGACCGCACGCGCATCACGGTGAACGGCTTCTCGCAGCTCGGGCTGGTGGAGATGACGCGCAAGCGCACGCGCGAGTCGCTGGCGCACGTGCTGTGCGAGCAGTGCCCGGTCTGCACCGGCAAGGGCCAGGTCAAGACCGCCCGCACGGTCTGCTACGACATCCTGCGCGAGATCATGCGAGAGTCGCGCCAGTTCAACCCGCGCGAGTTCCGCATCCTGGCGTCCCAGGAGGTCATCGACCTGTTCCTGGAGGAAGAAAGCCAGCACCTGGCGATGCTCGGGGACTTCATCGGCAAGCCGATATCCCTGCAGGTGGAATCGACGTTCCATCAGGAACAGTACGACATCATCCTGATGTGA